In one window of Bos javanicus breed banteng chromosome 24, ARS-OSU_banteng_1.0, whole genome shotgun sequence DNA:
- the GALR1 gene encoding galanin receptor type 1 gives MELEVGNFSEGNASGLEPPTPDPRPLFGIGVENFVTLVVFGLIFALGVLGNSLVITVLARSKPGKPRSTTNLFILNLSIADLAYLLFCIPFQATVYALPTWVLGAFICKFIHYFFTVSMLVSIFTLAAMSVDRYVAIVHSRRSSALRVSRNALLGVGFIWALSIAMASPVAYHQRLFHRDVSNQTFCWEQWPNQRHKKAYVVCTFVFGYLLPLLLICFCYAKVLNHLHKKLKNVSKKSEASKKKTAQTVLVVVVVFGVSWLPHHVIHLWAEFGVFPLTPASFFFRITAHCLAYSNSSVNPIIYAFLSENFRKAYKQVFKCHARKESPLNDTKENKSRLDTPPSTNCTHV, from the exons ATGGAGCTGGAGGTTGGGAACTTCAGCGAGGGGAACGCGAGCGGGCTTGAGCCCCCGACCCCGGACCCCAGGCCGCTCTTCGGCATCGGCGTGGAGAACTTCGTCACGCTGGTGGTGTTCGGCCTGATCTTCGCGCTCGGCGTGCTGGGCAACAGCCTGGTGATCACCGTGCTGGCGCGCAGCAAGCCGGGCAAGCCGCGCAGCACCACCAACCTGTTCATCCTCAACCTGAGCATCGCCGACCTGGCCTACCTGCTCTTCTGCATCCCCTTCCAGGCCACGGTGTACGCGCTGCCCACCTGGGTGCTGGGCGCCTTCATCTGCAAGTTCATCCACTACTTCTTCACCGTGTCCATGCTGGTCAGCATCTTCACGCTGGCCGCGATGTCGGTGGACCGCTACGTGGCCATCGTGCACTCGCGCCGCTCCTCCGCCCTGCGGGTGTCCCGCAACGCGCTGCTGGGCGTGGGCTTCATCTGGGCTCTGTCCATCGCCATGGCCTCGCCGGTGGCCTACCACCAGCGCCTCTTCCACCGGGATGTCAGCAACCAGACCTTCTGCTGGGAGCAGTGGCCCAACCAGCGCCACAAGAAGGCCTACGTGGTGTGCACCTTTGTCTTCGGCTACCTGCTGCCgctcctgctcatctgcttctgCTACGCCAAG GTCCTTAACCATTTGCATAAAAAGTTGAAGAACGTGTCAAAGAAGTCAGAGGCAtcaaagaaaaag ACGGCGCAGacggtgctggtggtggtggtggtcttcGGAGTCTCCTGGCTGCCCCACCACGTCATCCATCTCTGGGCTGAGTTTGGGGTGTTCCCGCTGACCCCCGCCTCCTTCTTCTTCAGGATCACGGCCCACTGCCTGGCCTACAGCAACTCCTCCGTGAACCCCATCATTTACGCCTTTCTCTCCGAAAACTTCAGGAAGGCTTATAAGCAAGTGTTCAAGTGCCACGCCCGCAAGGAGTCACCTCTTAATgacactaaagaaaataaaagtcgaCTAGACACCCCACCATCAACCAATTGTACTCACGTGTGA